The region TTGACCTAATATCACAGTCCATGTCACATTGATGAAGCCTATCACAAATGCACATCCTAATGCAACCATTGCTGCTAGCTTTGCCTTGTATGGTTTTCCAGCTCCAAGCTCATTCCCTACCTGCATTATTTGCattcaaaatttgaattgtTATTCACATGTTTGGATTCTCAAAAAAATATACACACATTAAACTCAATTTTGCAAAACTTTGAACTTCATGAACTTCTAAAAcaagtttaaaattaatttagattcTTTgctagattttttttgttttgatcgATCTTCTCAAAATATACTGTTAGACACCGATATCgatgttttaaatatatcaaaaagaCTTTTAAAGTACTAATATTAATACATTTTctcaaaataacataaaataacacTAAAAAATTAAGCAGAAAACAAACCCTAGTCATACTCTTGTAAGTGCTTCATGGCAAATTTCACATGGGTATGATTCAAAAGGCACATCATACCAAAGTTTTGTGCAAGTTAACTTTTGGAGCAAACAGAAATGTAGCAAGATATGTTATCACTACCAACTAGTTTGAAGGGTCCCACATAAATAGTGGAGTCATAGGGAGATTTGATGGTTAAATTATTTGGTCAAATGGAAATCCATGATGGCCCTTGTATGCAAGCCTAAGGGAATTGCACTTACTCAGAagtaattaattagttttagttTTGTCCTGTCAAATTGCAAGTGTGACCTAACTGGGTCCATGTACTTGAAGCAATCATGCAACAAATTTATTCCTCAGCAAGCACAAAACCAAGGGATTCAAGTTTAGCCCCAAAAGAATAAAAGATGACACACTCAGGCTGTACTGTAAATTGTATCTGATCAGATAGATAAAGTGAACAAACAAACCTAAGGTTGCCACTGATTTCTGATGACTCTAACAAACCATCATAACAGTGCAAACACAGAGAATTTGTCAACCCCATTATCACCATcatcattattgttatttatcatcatcatcatcatcattccAATTTATCTTATGATCTTTTAACAAATCAGTAAAACTGTAAAGactgaaaggaaaaatagaactTGTTACTGTGTTATTAAAGAATGATTTGTCCTTGCCTGAAAAGGTTAAAGCTATGCTTAGTGGTTTGTTTAGGATTGTTTTGAAGAGTAGAGTTAAAATGCATGTGTGGATGAATGCCACTTAATGTCTTCCAAATATGTGTTGTCAATGGATATTATTATGTTTGATTAAGTGTTTagttaaacaaaaatagaaatcacATAATAAAAGAACACTTCCATTTTAGCCAGATACAGCAAGcaaacaaaaaagaacaaaaaaggtTAGTTAAATGAAGTAAAATGTGGCTTTGGACCAATTAACATTCTCTTCAAGCTAAGAGACTAACCTTTCATGGAGTTAACCACCATTTATGATTGGCCACAtgcattaaatttaaaacaaaaaagaaaatgcagATTTGAACTTTATCCCTGCTATTTTGACTTCAAACCCTATTCCAATAAGCCAAATTGCTAAAAGTAAATGGTTCCTTCCTCCTCACAAATTCTAACACCAAATCACACAGACAGAAAAAAAGGGGGAAAAACAACCCAGCCATGCTAACTGCACTCTGCACACCACTCTCCTGTCCCTATCTTCCCTGTCTCAACCAACCGAACtggttaaaaaaaagtaaaaactgAACTATGAACCACTCAAACTAGGATAAAAACAAAAACGCAACATGGTcaaaaaagttttctttttctcctgtCAACATTATgttgaataaaatatatcagTGATAAATGAACATCTTTGGGTTTTTTGGCTCACTCTCTCTACTTCTCATACATACAATCTACTTTTCACTTACTTACACACACAGTTCATACATTTACAACCTTGAGATGAAAGATGAAGATCAGGTTAAAGGTTTTGAATGTGCACAATTTTGATTTTGACTAGAGACAACCTCAACCCCTCTCTCTCTAGGTGTAGGGAGACACATGGCATGAGTATTCATGATtcatttttgaagaaataaaataataggataAAGTGTATAGTGTAGAGAGACTTACCCTGGCAGAAACACAGCCTGCAAGTGCCATGGGGACAGTGTACATCATGCTAGTTGTCTGAATCAGAATACCAGTGGCAGCCACAGCCAGTGTTGGACGTGGCAAGTACCCAGCAAGCACAGTCACAATCTCGTACCACCACCACTCTAAACATATCATAAGGCAACTAGGCACAGCAAACTCCATCAACTGCCCCAACCCAGAACACAAACCAGCCACCACTCCCCCTCCACACCCCCACTTCAGCACCACCTCCCTCTTcctgcacacacacacatacccTGCCATAAGCACCACCATGTTCAGATTGGTCAGCACAGAAGCCATGGCCACCCCGGGCACCCCCAGctccatcaccaccaccatcaagTAGTTCAGTGGCACATGGAACACCACTGCCACAAGGGAGCAATACATCATAGGTTTGGTCACCTTTTGGGACCTCAAAAAAACCCTTAATGGTTGGAGCAAGGTGTTTGTTAAAAGGTCTGGGAGAGAGTAGAAACAGTAGATTGATGCCATTCCTGTGATGGCACTGTCCTGGCCCATGAACAGCATGATCCTCTCAAGGTTCAGCCAGAGAAGACTTATGGGGATGATTGCCATGAGAAGGATTAGGACCATGCGttggagagaaagagaaaggaggTCCCAGTTTTTGCTACCATAGGCTTGGCTGCACACAGGCTCTAGGCCCGCTGCGAGACCCACAAGAACAGAGTACCCTGTTATGTTGGTGAAGCCTATGGAAAGTGCACCACCTGCTAGCTCTAGGCTTCCAAGCCTACCCAAGAAGAGAACAGAAACCACTGCCCTCACAAACACCAACATATTCATACCTGTGATAGGTAGAGCCATGCCCCACAGCTCCTTCATCTCTTCCACCACCTACTTGCAACACCACATCATTACAACATGAATGAGAAGCATAAGCTTGTTCTAAAACAATGATCAAGGTTTTGGATTACAGTTACATAGATTAAATACTTCCACTCCAAAATCCTTCAAGTTGTAACCAAAATCCTGGTCACCAACTATTCTTTAAAACTTCTCAATCATCTCTATATTATAACAGTGTTATGAATGATAGAGattcttgaaaagaaaaaaaaaaaaagtcattacTTTTTCTTGCAAATGCACAGAGAAGTAGCAACATGAGTTTACCTGAGAGGTTGTGGGAAATTTGTGGGAAAAGAAATCCTGATCTTTGTTGTCTCCCATTCTTCTTGACCAAtattatgtgttgtttgttgTTCTGCAAAAGGGTGGTGAATCAAACAGTGGTGAAGAAGAGAAGACTACTTTTTTTGACAACACCTAGTGAGCAATAGTAGTAGTAGCAGCACATGGGGAAGAGGGGAAGAAAAGGAGatggaaaaaacaaaatagctTCTACAATGTTTCATTATCATAGATATCATCATCTATTATCCCATGATAGCAAGCATCAAGAATGAGAAAAGGGCATGCTATATGTAACAACCAAAACAACCAACCAACCTTTTCTTCCTCTTATGCTCCTTCTCTCTAAGAACTGAAAAAGGGTAAGGCAAAAGGTGTGTGACTAGAAAGAAGAACTATATGGGAAATGGAGCATTTAAATAGAGCAACATAAACATAAGCAGCAGGGTAGTAACAGTATGgctaaacaattaaaaaaggtTCAATCTTTCACTAATTACCACTGGAcaagtattaaaaaatcaaacttaaaaagtaaaatcaataataaaaatgatgcaataatactaatatagtATTGTCACAATAATAAGAATAGGGAGAATAATAATATGCTTTTGGATGATGTATGACCCTCAGTTATATATATAGGAAAGATGAAAATGGATACAAACTTAAACTTGTTATGGTTGTGGCGGCGTCCAAGATAGTCCAAGGTTGAGAGATATGAAAAGATATATGAAGAGAGAAAGTAGCTTATGAAACTTTATTATCATAAGTGTAGCAGAAAAGTGTGCTTTTTTGGTAACAGTGAAGGAGGGAAAAAGAGAAATTGAGTTTTAGTGAGTCTTTTGGTGTTATTGGTTATTCttttctactattttatttttgtcccaAGTTAAATAAGTTAGAAGTTATTTGTACTTCACTCTTTCcctttttagtctcaattaaacATACATTTATACAATTTATACAACTCAGGtcgaaaaacaaaatatttatactttaatatatGGGAAGTTATTTCTCCAATGaatccttttctaatttttctttagTCTAATGAAAACTCATTAGTATTTAAAgttggaatttattttatttattttattattaaatttaggaTAAATTTCCTTTAATAAGGattgacatattttaatataataatacaataattttaattttatagttacctttaaatttcattaataattaatataattgagtatgtttttgttttaaacaaGTGTTATGtgcatttatttaaaaaaagaatattaatgtTATCAAGCAATTagtcttgaaaaaaaaataaagagtattcagattataatttatttttattatacttaaaaaaaatctcaatactTGTGATGtcaattacttattaaaataatttttcactgTATACATGAGtaatcaaattcatttaaacTAAATTAGAGAGTCCGAATTTTGTTGTTAGTTGGGcaaacttttacaattttttggtattttgaatCGTTGATCCATCTCTTTTTAGATAAAATAAGGTCTTATTAGGCAAGTCAGTTTATCCCTAGGTCAATTAAATCCTTTTTAGGGGAGTTGTTCTAATAAGTACTTCTAAGAGTTACAATTTAGGCGAGTAGGATCTCTGGTTGAACTACATAGTGttttaaaaacttgaaaaatagattttaaatacttttaaatgttaaaaattgttattttcctggtatttttatttttggataaatAATTAGGATTGTTTTTGTTATGTGATGTACAAggatatttgaatatatattgaGACAAAATGTATACATGAATGTGAATATGTACAAGATATATGATATGCTTTCAACATGGTTATTTTCAAGGAGGAAATATTGTGTTGAGAGTTTGGTTGTATATTAAATTAGGATCCAAAAATAGATTATTCTAACTCTactaatattatatttacattgaagAATATATTTGGTAGTGAAACTTGATGGAGGTTCATATAACCTAATTTGTTGTGTCAAAAAGAATTGTGTCTGGTACGTCATAAGGAATATGAGAAGGACATAGTTCTTGGCATATAATTATATTGTGGATGCAAACTCACTTAGTCAAGGTAGTATGATAGGTGTAGAATGTTAGAGTCTAATTCAAGGTACGGGTACGAGATTTTTCAagaattaaagttaaagttAAGTGTCTTTGATAATGTAATGTCTTTGATGAGAAATGAATATATATGCTttgaatatatgttttaaatatgtgtgaGCTATTGAagttgtttgaaaaaaaaaaaatactaacttataaaaaacatatatttataaaaaaaatactaacttataaaaaacatataccTTACGTTTGGTTTTCATCAGTGTTGATTATGTATTAcatataaaacatatacttataacagaaaaaaataaatagaaagaaaaagttttatattattataaaccCTTATAATATTTCAGTGAAAgagacttaattaaaaaaaaaaaaagatagaaagaaaaaagttttatatattataaacctttgagtatatatattttacatgtttatatgttttaatttcctaaaaagaagaaattatgttttaaaatccttttttaaaaaataagaaaagattaaaacaaataatattagtgTATTTAGTGACATAAAGactacaaaaaataattgaagctgaaaaaaaaattattattgtaacatcccaatttaatagcttaaaactaataaaataggataCTTCATCATAGTATTCGAAATAGATAATCtaatgtataaagtatattaatatactcttacaaaagataagactataaaaatataacatttatacattCAAACTAAATCAACAAGCTCTATCCAAAATTAACCACTTACTAAAACTCTATGAGACTTTCCACTAGTCTAACTAATAGTTATTTATCTCTTAAAGGTGTCTCTAAACCTACAACTTCATCTGCTCACACTaataaggtgatcatcgcaaaagaaaataacacaacACAAGATAACCAAGAAAACATACAAATAAGGTAAGCTAGCTGAacaaatgatataaatatatttttaaacatttcacATGTATATAAGTTTCATGCATAATATAAAACACAATCACTCAACATATCATATTATCAACCAAAATCTTCTAGACTTGATATTATCTCGATACGTGCACTAGAGATAGACTTGTGAAGCTAAACACTTATGTGATATAATTTGATCTACTGAGCTACCACACATAAGATTAATCCATGTTATAGTCataagaataatttaaccaCCCTTATGATAGGACCTCCTACTACTATCACCACCCAACCATTCCCCTCTACATGGGTATGAATAACTCGTAGAGTTCAAGACAACCTCAGAAAATGGAATAGTCCTACCCTCAAGGCACAACCTAGTGAAACACACATCATAAATGGGATTTCCTCCCCGGGAAATCACTTACAACAATTCACCACATACCTTTGTTTCATAATATAAAGCAATCATATACTTTATTTCAGAAATACACAACAATCAAAGATAGAAAAATAGTCAAACAGTAGAAACAAGTGGAACATGGCATATGACGCTCAACGCTAGTGCTCAATGTCATTTGCCTCGTAAAACAGGCGCTCAGCGCTAAAGTCTAGAGCTCAACGCCCTAGAGTAAAATCACTCCCAAACATATAGTGGACACTAGTGCTCAACACGGACAAATTCATAAAATGTGGTGCTCAACTTTGGATAATGCCGCTTTGTTAGCATAAATAGTCTAGATGATTTggtgcttgaagatttgatgaaggtacTTGAAGTCATTGCCTTGGAACATGTTGGAACCATGCttacattgatgaagatgtgGAGATTTGATGTTTCACGTGTTGATCAAGCTTTGTATGCATGCTCTCTATCTGGATTATTCATGGGGAaaacaagcttgaagattgtaattcatgttgtaaaCCATTTTGCATTAATTAGGTGTATAGGGTCTTAGTTGTgtattttaatctgttgaaatgtttttcaacacgttaaatggtgtcttttaatctgttgaatggatttttaacagattaaaatgTTTGTTGCAATAGTCTTAACTGGTACatattcaattagttgatttattttgtaatcgactgatttcacttaagttaagtgaaatcaaccgattgatttgaagattgatcttggatcattcttggagcattttgctcagtgtttgaagcttggagaaaaaAGGTTTTGGTAGAAAAAATtatgctaccactgaggtttggtCATTGTGTGGTAttcttgcatattttgaaagtataATGTTGtgaactttgtaaatcttttgaaatagtacaAAGTCAGGCTTGAGTTGCCTTGActaactggatgtagctcaggtttgagtgaactagtacAAAAATCTTTTGTGTTGCTCTTTTCTCTAACATCTTTTTTGACATTCTTGTGTGATCTAGCATTATCTACAACATTGCTCATgtttttttaactcatttgaACTTATCTTGACTGATCTTTCATATTGTTCCTAACTTAAATCATAAATTCACATTTATGCATTTTTCCTAATTTTGTAGTCGactgtttttgtgatttaacATGTTGATTCTATCAGTATTGTATctgtttaatgaaatcaatcgactaactctgtttttgatcgattgaaagtgtctAGTCCAAGAGTGTTTGCATCCATACTTGGtaattgatttgattcaattgaaaactattttaggattttaaaagtcaccttattttttaactagccaatttaatccccccttcttggcattttAACCATTTCAATATTTACACGCTTAACACCACATCCAAAAATAGTATATGAATTTTATGGTTTTTAGTTGATTCAGACCCGTTTCATAGTTCAAATTGATGATCCTTAACAGtttttataacatataaattagtatcaacTAGACCTATAATTCTATTTTCTCCTAATTATCACAGTATCCATCAACAACATACAACAAGAATTacacactacaacaaaaatcactttaggCAACAACACAAAATTGTAACTTAAACCACAAAATCGTAGGCTAAAGTTTAGACAACAGTTTTTTAGGCATAATCTAGGTGAGTGTAGCTGTAGGTAATACGCCACGGTTTTCATTAcgacaacaattttaaaatcgtTCCTTAAAATCCTCATAACAGGCAAGAGTTTTCATGTACGTGTTTTTTAAGACTTCACATTTTCAACACTATCAGTTCTTGGCATTTTCAGTCTAAAATCAAAGGGAggaaagaaattcaaattttcgtGTTTTTGGAAGTTTTGCGTTTTCAGTCAAAAAAGGAGATAAGGGATATTTCTAAtctaaaaactttaatttttattgtatgttagaccacatttttatgGATTAGCCCACACTTTTTACaaacaacatttatataaattttgtttaggGTAGTTTTTAAGCCACATCTAAAAAAATGTTGCCTTTACTAtgtttagaccacatttttataCTCGTAGTCTCATTTAGTGTTGCCTAAAGTCATTTGTGTTGTAGtgacaatctcaattaaataaGATCAACCAACCAAAATCATACCAATTCAAACTTTGTCAATCTAAGCAAATGCACAAACCAAAAACACTCATTTAAACACAAGTTTATGGCTAATTTCCCTTACCTGACCAAACTGCACAAACAACCCTGAGACAACTAACACATTTAGTTCCACAAGATGTTTTATCTACACATAGACACATAACATAGAAGGATATCATgcgaaaacaaaaaaaaaagattggaCCAAAAGAAGAGGGTACAAAACTAACTTACACAAATAGAGGAATTAATCAGGCCAAATTGAAGAACTCATGCGAGGATCACTCTAACGAC is a window of Vigna unguiculata cultivar IT97K-499-35 chromosome 4, ASM411807v1, whole genome shotgun sequence DNA encoding:
- the LOC114182745 gene encoding protein DETOXIFICATION 54 produces the protein MGDNKDQDFFSHKFPTTSQVVEEMKELWGMALPITGMNMLVFVRAVVSVLFLGRLGSLELAGGALSIGFTNITGYSVLVGLAAGLEPVCSQAYGSKNWDLLSLSLQRMVLILLMAIIPISLLWLNLERIMLFMGQDSAITGMASIYCFYSLPDLLTNTLLQPLRVFLRSQKVTKPMMYCSLVAVVFHVPLNYLMVVVMELGVPGVAMASVLTNLNMVVLMAGYVCVCRKREVVLKWGCGGGVVAGLCSGLGQLMEFAVPSCLMICLEWWWYEIVTVLAGYLPRPTLAVAATGILIQTTSMMYTVPMALAGCVSARVGNELGAGKPYKAKLAAMVALGCAFVIGFINVTWTVILGQRWAGLFTNDEPVKALAASVMPIMGLCELGNCPQTTGCGILRGTARPGVGAHINLGSFYFVGTPVAVGLAFWFKVGFSGLWFGLLSAQVACAVSIMYVVLVKTDWEAEALKAEKLTRVEMGSCNGLRNKDNEKDEEMKGLLGNGNRNNKGDIC